ggccgccggatatccggctatccggcctagcagctggccggatatccggtatccggtatccggccaaacaactatccgtttcatctctagtgtaAATGTGACGAAAGGGACAAACTGTTGATTTTTATGGAATTGTTACCTGATTAAATAACGATTAACTACCAATTGTCCAAGACTGATTTAAGCTGAGATTTTGTAAGAATAAATGCAGATATCTATtgaaatttcttttaatttatcgaGTTTTAAACAACTGAATTTCGTGACGaaggatacatttttttccATCTTAGTCTAGTAAAAcgcaaaaaaatataagttttgataaaaaactGAGCTGCTGGTATACAGATACCGAATCTATGGTAACTTTCCTACATTTCAGTCGTATGAAATGTACTAAATAgcttcctttattttttttcatggtTAAGACCTTAAAAGTAGAACGACCCATAAACTACTTCACGTTTGCTAAAGAAGCGCTCGATACTATTtttatgataactaataagagCATCACTTGATTAGTCACCAATAAATGGCGACAAATAAAAGGTGTTCAAAGGCTAATGAGGCAAAATACGCTTGACTGCAATGAAAAAGGCTATGTAGAAAGGCCGTGTAGAACTTACATGTGCAGTAACCCTAAATACGGGAAATATGGACGATGTCCATTCTACGTCTGCTACGCTATGATGTTGATGAAATTTAGAGATAGTTAGAGTcgcgggaaaggacataggatagtttttatcccggtttttgaaacagggacgcgcgcgataaaggttttctgtgacTGTGataattccacgcgggcgaagccgcgggcggaaggctagttactaataaaccgttagcccctcgtactaagctaaatatgcttgtaccACGCATTCGTACGCAAGCTCATTAGCTTaccacaatagtcgtgcgggacggaacccgcgttccccggatcacaagtcggccagtccgaccccttcaccgttcggctatcgtggcttcgaaGTACTTGTTGTTGGTTTGAAACCGTATTAGAGATTGTTTTCTGGCTCAAAACGATTAGGTCCAAATAAGATGTTTTGTCTACATTGGCCCGGTCTAGCAATTATGTAATAAGGGTAGATAGACTAGACAATTATTTTGGCAAGTTTGGTCTAAACTTATGTCGGTTCAAAACGAACTTTGaaaaaactataataatatggCTAAAGCTGGTAATTTGATAAATCCATTTTCGCTTAGTTTATTAAGACatattttgtcggccgtttggtgtagtggttcgaaacggactactgttccggaggtagcgggttcgattcccgcacagtacaaacatttgtatgcatgaacatatttgtttgtattggactgggtgttttctatgtataataactatgtatttacaaaaaaaaagtatttaagtatgtttatatccgttgctagtacccatagtacaagctttgcttagtttgggactagaagcgcagtgtaaaatgtctaaggatatttgttatataaatattttagtctATTCTGcctttctaaaaataaaaagttttattatttccaGATATTTCAAGCACATGGCGATTGTGATCCAGTTGTCCCATTCAAATGGGGACAAATGACGGCTTCATTCCTCAAGACTTTTATGAAGAATATAGAATTCACGACATACCAAGGACTTACTCACAGTTCTTCAGAAGCAGAACTTAAAGATATGAGGGCCTTTATAGACAAAACTTTGCCAGCTACTAAATAATTGCATCACAAAACATTAGGTACTAAAAAGATTACCTACTTGTAGCAcgatactttattttttatcgtTTTGATTACAAATGATATtgaagtacctatattattgtAACATTATGAACTTAAATATCGTCTTGGCGAtttaatatattaatattacatcTAATAGATTTACGTAGTTTTCGGATAAATCAAAGCTATATTTAGTTACTTATTATTTGTGCAGATTGTAACATATTTTACAGTAGAATTTAATGGGAATAAAGAGTTGAAACTTATAACTGTTTTCATTAATCAATGATGAGCCTTTTTAAACCATCATCACTTCATCCGCAAAGTTACAAAAATACcgacttatacagggtgtttggcggaaggttagacaaacttcgtgggtgtaggtataggtaaggtcattttaagaatacaagttcgccctattgaccctaagtgagctacttttttttaattgatttttttgttatttttttccgaaatttgaccttaaaactacttaaattttttttctcgcgtgattttaaccgatttttttatttgatattaatatcgaatatgtctttaatcaaataaaataaatttcaaatccaaataatgattggatacctagttacgagccgccaaagttaaacaaaagtacaaaccacgataaaaaattcaacttaggattagattttaaaaaaaaagaatggtgataatggattgccaatgatcttaaaaatatatctagcttctcttctttccaacgatatatcacatgtagtaattagatattgaaattcgtcaaaaattcaaagtttatgaatgaaaatggaataatattaaaaaaaaaataacaaaaaacaaaaatatcaattaaaaaaaagtagctcacttagggtcaaatgggcgaacttgtattcttaaaatgaccttacctatacacccacgaagtttgtctaaccttccgccaaacaccctgtataattaacTGAGAACAGGAGGTTCTCATGGAGAACTAAAACTTGCTctattttagaaataatttctgtcaactaaccaaactacactgcgtcaaataaatcgcacctcccgcgactaTAACTAAaaattttcttctgacacaatcatggtgccccaacaatattggtgttatttgaaagcccaataaataaactttaaggaaaaatacatttaattttttataaacaattaacaggaaccataaatgtgacttgaaaaatggcctcacttggggctcacctctaggaccaatagggatgatgactgggtaatgaaatcgaaattctatttagtccgtcagacagataattagaaaatattagactcatattttttaattttttccataatcgaataattacagtattatattaaGTTGAAacgtcgcgtgacgtcacttttgagtaaaaattataCTCAGGCGTGACGTATCgcaccatttcaactcgatgtagcactgttattatttaattatgaaagaaaataaaaaatatgagtctaatattttctaattagctgtctgacggacaaataatttaaattttgtcatctagcctattatattagaccaatttttgtggttataaaaccaaataataatctcACGTGTcagtgtcctctttaacagatggatagcgattaatcccaatttaacagttttatagccataaatgttagctcaagcgtaactacctgtcGCTTTAAGAAGGGAATCTGGAtacttctaaagacacatttttggggtttcACCTTTCCTTCAATGAATTAATGAAGTTTAGaattaggctttcaaatggtaccaatattggtgggaagtgtgGATGATTACGTTTGAAAGtgatttatttgacgccgacCGTCTCTGTGGTCTAGTCTTTCAGACACGcgggtcccgggttcgatttccagtgGAGTCAGATTTTGTTGGTACCAGTGCTACCACCACCAATCACCATCTTCTAGTTTCCTACCGACCTttcccccactgggaatcgaacacACATGGCATCAAGTTCTAAATTCTTGCTCGTTTTGAGATTAACCGCAttagtctagtggtaagaccacctgcctCAACAAGACCCAGAGTTCCCAGGTTCAGTTCCCAGTGGGAGCAACATTTTCTTGGTTTGGTTGGCAGCAGGACTTGTCGTAAGTCTAACAGTACCTAAGATAGCCAGTCTTCGTTGTGAACAAATGCAGAGTTGATCATTTGAACTTGAGTAAGATGCTGCGCTTACCGATACCGGTATCGCGGTATAAAACCATCACAGGCAGGAGGAAACCGAACCGTGCGGTGTGAAGTGGAAGCAACTGGACACAAAAATTAACGTGCACGGGGTATTTTATGAtagtttatgaaaataaaacctaatttttgaaaatcttttcagtaagctttttctttaatttttgtcTCTAAACgaggtctttttaaaaaaaaatagtctgaCATTGTCAcaaaacatgataaattaaaagtCAATTAAAATCTGTTTACAGCACAGTGAAATGTAATTTgtagaattaaaataaattataaagtacAAGTCATGAGCAAATTCATAAGTAgaataaaataaccaatggaaCTTGTGATACCTTATCATCGAGATACATAAATAGTAACGCGCGGACGTCGTGAACTATTGACCTTCCATTAGTTAATTCGGTAAAtagtattgaaataaattaaacatgaGCACAGAAGCTATCGCATCGAAGCCAAAGACAGACGTGATATCTAAAATGAATATACCAAAGAATACCAcatcaaaaacaaatgttcaTAAAGTGACAAAAACTATTGTTACATCTCCGAATATTTATAAACCAGTGGGACCATACAGGTGAATAATATAATTCGTATCTTTCGTAGGTTTTTATTCTTTGCAGGCTTTATATtttactagcgacccgcccctgcttcgcacagtacaatttattatacttaaaaaccatcatcactctatctaataaaaaaaaccatcaaaatctgttgcatagttttaaagataataagcaTACTTATAAGGACAGGCAGCGGAAagagactttgttttatactgtaggtaatgataattattttagattttgatTTGAAGTTGGCAAGAATGTTTCCGAATTTATGAACTAATGCCAAGTATTTACCTTGTTTTATTAAACATAGCTTGCCTCTTTCTATatcgtttcatttatttttttagtcaAGCAATTTTAGCAGACAAGACTTTGTATGTGTCTGGTGTGCTGGGGATGGACCCTGAGGCCCAGTTGGTGTGCGGTGGTGCCGAGGCCCAGACCCGACAGGCTCTCGATAACCTCCGACATGTGCTCGAAGCGGGTGGAGCTTCACTCGAGTCCGTTGTGAAAACAACTATATTACTTGGGAGTATGGACGATTTCCAAGCTGTAAACCAGGTTTACGCTGAATGTAAGTTCTACATTTTCTTTTAATACGAGGTTGCATTATTGCCCAGCCAGACCCGATAGCTGGATGATAAGAAAATTATCAGTTGATTCTTAACCTCCGGCAGGTTGGCTTAACCAAATCGacatgtttatattattatctactgATTGATAGATATAACTGAGGATATAACTATTGTTCAGCTTTCTCTGCCTCTAAAGACTAGTTTTTGGATTTCTATGTCATTTGAccgcaatgagggttttcgcgaatgaaaaatccgccagatggcaatacgtagacgcgaggtccaaatgctgcatgattggttatttttgacatgacattgacagatatgtcaaaatccaccaatcacgcagcagtcagaccccacatctacgtcccgccatctagcggatctttcattcgcgaaaatcattgaattaaaaaataattccaCGATCCGATTATCTGTACCTAAATACTGACAACAGCTTatcagactttacatttttatttcgaaTTCGCCCGTATTATAACTGAATAAGATCCCGCAGTGTTAAGCTTGAGcagtatgtaggtacataataatcaCATTCACGATCTATCACCAGAATAGTTAGGAGCAAGGAACATTGTCTAAGGTACGACTGTTGAATGCCGATATACGAATTATGTTTAATCTAAGATTAGTCATTTCTAAATGCTGTTGACATGATGATTCGCAATTTGCGATTTCCAGATTTCCCTAAAGACTGCCCGGCTCGCGCCACATATCAAGTGGGAAAGTTGCCGCTTGGCGCCGCGGTGGAGATCGAAGCAATCGCCCTAAGCGGCGACCTGGTGGTAGCAGAAGCAGGACCTTGTCCGTGCGCACGTACTTAGATAACTTTGTCCGGTGTTTTTAATGTGGAACCAAAAAATTATATGCAAAAATCAATAATTCCAGAAACAAATAAGTTTGTGCCTGTCTGTAATTTTCTCAATGTATTTATATCCTCTCGtaatatacaattttaaaatcacATGGTTTTATTTCACACTAACTACTTACCTACTACCTATAGACGGCTACTACATAAATTATTACAGATACAGTCTGTAATAAAGAACGAAgctcttaattttatttaatctcAAACTTTAAAGgaattttattacctacttactcgtacctacttgaataaataaattcaatctTAGTTTAAATCACAAAGCAATCTATAAGAACAAATATTACAGTACAAATCAGTAAGTAAGTAGTGGAAAAATGCATGGACTCTACGTTTAGGGTTTTTTAccgaataagtaggtattacattgatattaattttgttaaataaagtacctactgtaGTCCAAGATGTAATAGAGATAGGGCTGTATCCAGTGGCCAACACTTACCATAGTAACGAATTTTATGGTTATGATGCCCCGGTACTTTTTTTGGCTcacaaaataattaagtttaaagaaattTCATAACGAAGGCgaagtttaaattaataatatatcGAAGTTCTGTCTAATTTCTTCCAGCTCTTTACATTTATTTCTTATAGTCTGACATTAGCTTAAATTCCTAACAGGATGTGCAAAAATGATAATTATGTTAAAGTcgatttaatagattttttttcgaaTTGCTTTTTTCCTTTGTTAAATGCAGAACATTGACTAATTttagggtccgtggccgagtcccccagttttcgacgcacccgtggtcgacgcccccggtcagtgAAATTTGATtaagcaatttttaattaaatgtacagtcaggcacAAAAATGGGCGTGGGCTTtctactctctctacatttaactaactacaaataaaagtttaaattatataagttttaagtatttataacaaaaaattaactacaagtactacaacattttatttttgtaataataacaaaaataacaaattaataggAATTAAATCACATCTTTTACTTTTTAGTATAACAACAGTAAACATGCAAAATCATtgttttttcattagttttcgttgactgtacttagtgcaaaagccgaaaaaaatatgaaattaaattaatttaaatcgggggcgtcgaccacgggtgcgtcgaacactgggggactcggccacggaccctaaTTTTAACAAGGCCAGTAGGTAGGATACTTAGGTACATTcctttcagccgaatgacggccactgctggaaaaaggcctcccccaaggatttccacaaagaccggtcctgcgccgcccgcttccaggcacctcccgcgatatcgccagatcgtcggtccacctagtgggagggctgcccacactacgtctccCGGATCGTGGTCGTcactcgaaaacttttctgccgtagtaggtatgtaggtactacttaataaaaaaactagCCCTCGGGGTGGGTACGTTTTTCCCCAAATAACAAAATCTCGGAATCAAAGtattaaaagaaattatttatcacTAAGCGGTTGCTATCGGCCTTTCAACCCCCACATCAACGTAGGAACCTACCGCTTAAAGTCACGAAAACTGTCTAGCTCTCTTTATTTTCCTACAAGAGCCTTTGACCCGAAATTGGGCAGAAACTaagattattttctttttaactaGGTCGTAGACCCTTGCGAACTCAATTTTTCACATTGAACGGAAAAGTGCGTGTGAGGAGCAAAAGGTGTTTGTTTAGCAGGTTGTTAACTCTTAATTAGAATTAGATGCAATCAGTTTGTTTTCAAAACATTAAAGTGGAATAAAAGACAAATTATGTACGTTCTTAAGTGTTTGTTTGTActtgtagtccagtcatttcgtccgaaaaaaaggcaaataaaagaaaatgaatttgcgcttctaattttttaatatgttgtaggggatacctagaaaagcttaacttgagattgtcgaccaagctttcctaggagctttcgccgccatcttggaaaacgcttaaaatttgtttttcggcAATAACTCGGCTATCCGATGAGATTCGAAAATTTTTGTAGGACACTTTTTGTAGCTTTCTTTGTGCTCTACAATAACGCCCGAACCATTTTTAGCGTATCATGCATCGTTATTGAGATATCGATAATTACTCATACAATAAGAAAGAATACAGAACTAAAACAAGAATTGGCAGAACTGCATGTCCGTCTCCAGGAGGTAACCGAGCACCGTGATGAAGTACTGCATACAATCAGTACCTTCGACCAGTGCAGCAATATCTTTGAGCAGACCTTGATGCGCAACAATGAGTTAGAAGCTGAACTGAGGGACGTCAATAAGACCATACTGCACTTCGAAGAGGAACGAAAGCAGCAGGAGTTCACACACACTCTGAACTTATACGAAGAGCTAATTGGGAGTCCTGGTGGACGTGCagtgctaccagacttaaatgtatCTTGCGACACTAAATCATTTGAAAACGTTAGTCGGCCATTGACTTTTTCtagtagaaataaatttaaaaagtatgttaaaattaataggtttatttctaaaacaaaaaaattaataaaagggcAAGAACAGTTTCACAAAAGTATTCTGTTAAGGAAAAAGAATCTAGATTTGGTTGACAGTCTAGAAATTTACCACAGTAAACTAGTGGAGAGTAGGTCCACTCATAACTTGGACGTTGAAAGGTTGCAGGCTGAAATCACAAACTTGCATGACTCGCTTGCATCCATAACAGCTAAATATAATTCAGCCAGGGAACAAATTAACGAACATATCCTGGCAGCAAACAATCTCTTAGATCTAGGCAATCCTACTACGGATTTTAAATCTCTGCCAAACATAACAATGCAAAGTCAGCAACAAACTGATGGCGGCTTGCGGCCTTCAATGTCTTCAAAAACGGGACTGTTGAATGTACATAAATCAAGCAATGTAGTGTTGTTCTCAGATAGGCTAGGAGTTGGTTATGGCcccatattaaataaaaaattagattgtaaaataataaataactgtatGCCAGACGCATCTTATTGTCAATTAATGAATggcataaaaaatagtaaacaattacacagtaattctattttaattataatgttaGGAAACAGTCAGAATATAAATAGGAAAAATATTCTACATAATTTTTCCATGCTGGCCAGCcttaatattcataaaataattatgtgtgccCTGCCATACTGTAAAAATGGCTCCTCTGAAACTAATGAAAGTATTCACttactgaatactttattatttaatttgactgttcgtcATAGCGACAAATTTGTCTATTTTGacactaataaatttattaataataagttcataatgacaggcagctctttacacctgcctcaaagcataaaattaaaacttgctacattgttagcttataatattaactgtgttattaacacaaaacaagtaaattccacttttgatattattagtagaaatactaatactaatatttctgtgacgacctctgatttaaactgagagggacgacaacagacaggtctattaaaggatttaatattgttcatcaaaatttacaaggcctggctggcaaagaattagaactagaattgtttttaaaaaaatacgatgttcatgtattatgtttaaccgaacattggcttaaaaattatgaattgatGTTTCATATAggaaattataaagtttgtagttcgttcaccagggagtctgctattagaggggggtcactcatattattaaataatcaatttaaatacaaggaaagaaaagacattgtctcactctcagtcgaacgaactatagaacttgcgtgtgcagagctagagcagtatataattgtaagtgtgtacaagcccccatctgcaaattaccaattattcgaatccactatggaggaggtcttaaaaaaggtatttaaatcaaataagagagtagttgtatgtggagattttaatatagatttattagataatactcaatataaaataagattcttaaacctttttaaatcttttaatttatcacatcttttcaatgagcctactagaatcactccaacatcagctacttgcttagataacattttttgtaactgtgatattcaaagtaaatcaataattaattgccttagttcagatcatagtggacaattggccacatttgaacaccatcatgtccctagtacagtggatgttgtttgtaggccaataacaactaaccgaattgacaaatttaagaaaaatatttgtgatggtattgataaacttatattagatgacaataatgtcgatcaaatttatgaggatctattcagtgttgtgagtgaggaattcaaaaccacattcccacagaaaaagatccgaataaattctgttaaatgtaaatttgatgactgggctacaactggcattcacaagagtagaaataaaatgtatgaattatatagtcttaaagccgatacgcaagatctgagtgttatagaatatgttaaaaattactcaaaaatatttaaaaaggtttgtttggctgctaaatcaaatcatcttcgaaacatgattttaaattctaataataaagctaaggctacgtggaaaataataaataaacaaacatgtaaaaataaatcgaaggataacactttttcactgaaaatcggaaacgaaattagaaattccgatacagaagttgcaaccacatttgagacattcttctccaatattgcgtctgaaacaactaaagaactgaattcatcaccagttcttgcagagtctcttttaaaatctaatgtcaccgagtgccagtgtctgcttcagttcaggcatatagattgtaatacaataattaaaacctttagagaattaaatatgaaaaaaactgaggacctttggggaatctccgtcagtataattggaacaattattgacaccatagctcctcaccttgcattcatttttaatacatgtattgatcaaggttgctttcctagcttaatgaagttaagtaaaataattccattgttcaaggctggtgacaaatgtgacccctctaattttcgaccgatttctattctaccagtacttagcaaaattttcgagaaaattattttccaccaacttctatctcacttcatttttaacaaattattacacaataagcaatttggttttacgaaaggtagaagtactactgacgctggggtagcactattgaaacacgtctttgatgcttgggagagtaaaaaggacgctgttggtattttctgtgatctttcaaaagcgtttgattgtgtagaccaccaaaccttactaaacaaattgcgacattatggtgtttcgaataagtcacttgatctgctgaactcgtatctcacaggcagaaaacaaaaagtttgtattaacggaactgagtcttctggagcacctcttactatgggtgtgccgcagggatcaatattgggacctttgctatttcttatttacattaatgaccttccttactttgtaaaagatctgtgtgatattgtgttatttgctgatgacac
The DNA window shown above is from Ostrinia nubilalis chromosome 13, ilOstNubi1.1, whole genome shotgun sequence and carries:
- the LOC135077170 gene encoding 2-iminobutanoate/2-iminopropanoate deaminase yields the protein MSTEAIASKPKTDVISKMNIPKNTTSKTNVHKVTKTIVTSPNIYKPVGPYSQAILADKTLYVSGVLGMDPEAQLVCGGAEAQTRQALDNLRHVLEAGGASLESVVKTTILLGSMDDFQAVNQVYAEYFPKDCPARATYQVGKLPLGAAVEIEAIALSGDLVVAEAGPCPCART